The following coding sequences lie in one Deinococcus aerolatus genomic window:
- a CDS encoding phage NrS-1 polymerase family protein, whose translation MQLLSGAWADLGYASASEGDYAAVRFLAFWTRDEDQIERLLRASGLVRTKYDQPGYLSRTLTRALALGGPVYSGKGENE comes from the coding sequence ATGCAGCTGCTGTCGGGAGCGTGGGCAGATCTGGGCTACGCGTCTGCAAGCGAGGGTGACTACGCCGCCGTCCGGTTCCTCGCGTTCTGGACGCGGGACGAAGACCAGATCGAGCGCCTGCTGCGGGCCAGCGGCCTCGTCCGAACCAAATATGACCAGCCGGGCTACCTGTCGCGCACGCTGACGCGGGCGTTGGCCCTGGGCGGCCCGGTGTACTCCGGGAAAGGGGAGAACGAATGA